GAAGTTCCGTTCATCAGTAGTGTCAACAACCCGCTGGTGCGCGAGTATTATGCTTTTTCAACCGGATTGAGAAACCGGACACGGCAAAACCTGCCGGGTTTCTTCGCCCTCACCAGTGCCTTTCAGGTTGGCCATGCGAATTCACTATGATCTGGAACCGTAACGAGTATTCTGCCGTATTCGCTTAAGACGGATGAACATCCTTTGGCAAAGTAAGACGGCTACCGTAGCCGAGGCATTCCGGGTCGGCCCGGATCAGATTCCCATGAACGGTGGAAATGCCTACGATGTTCAGGCTGCTATTGCGTTGAAGAACCACTTTTCGATTGCGATCGATCCTGTTACCATTCGGGGAAAGGAGAATGTGCTGGCGTATTGGTGGAAGATGTCGCGCCACAAGGCAAAGGCCGATCTGCTCATCCTGGAGCCGTTCCCGATCGTTTACGGCCGACGTTTGCCAGGGCAGCGTTCCATCGCGATGATCCATCATATCGATCCGGTGATCCGAAGCTCCAGTCGCTACCACCGTTGGTATTTCGACCGCCTGATCCGGCGCACGAAATCCTGCGATTGCGTGGTCACGGTTTCCCGCTATTGGCAGGACTATTTCATCACACAGGGTTGTAATAAGGTAGAGGTCATTTACAACGCCTTTGATCCTGAACCTTATCGTACTCCCGGATTCGATGCGCGTGCCTTTCGGGTCCGACATGGACTGCCGGAAGACAAACCACTGGTTTATATCGGTAATGCCATTCGGGAAAAGGGCGTTTACGAGGTATCCGAAGCCTTGAAGGATCAACCCTACCACCTGGTCATGACCGGTGCTGCCAACCGTGCCGGAGACCTTCCCGTGCAGTACCTGAAGCTCAACCGTCAGGATTATCGTGGCTTGTTGCGGGCATCCGATGTGGTGATCGCATATTCCCGGATGATCGAGGGCTGGAACCGTATCGCCCACGAAGCCTTGCTGAGCGGTACTCCGGTCGTCGGAAGCGGTACCGGGGGCATGCACGAACTCCTGGAAAACGCCGGGCAACCCGAGGTTCAAAGTCCCGAAGAGCTGGTGGCCGCCGTGGAGACTGTACTCAAAGACCGGAGGACCTACGCCGAAAAGGGATATGACTATATCCGTCAGTTTGACCTGGCCTATTTTGAGCGACGCTGGAAAGTCGTGGTCGACCAGGTAATGCAAGGCGGATAAATGGAACGGAAACCGTTTTTCTCCGTAATAGTTATCTTGCTATAATCGTCGCAGCTGCGTTTTTACGACAGCAGCGTATCTGTCCTCATGTGCGGCATCAACGGTTTTTGGAATCTTCACGGTAGGCGCCTGGATCATGCTCCCGAGCTGATGGGCCGCATGAATCAGGCTTTACAACACCGTGGGCCGGATGATGAAGGCTACTGGGGGACCGAAACGGAAGGTGTACACCTTGGCCATCGTCGCCTGAGCATCATCGACCTCTCGCCCGCCGGGCATCAGCCGATGCTCAGCCCTTCCGGGAATGTGATCGTCTTCAACGGGGAGATCTATAATTACAAGGAACTCCGGGAGCAGTTTTTCCGCGGGGAGCGGTTGCGGTCCGATAGCGATACCGAGATCCTGTTATTACTCTACGAGCGCTTCGGCGAGCGTTGCCTGGATCATCTCAACGGGATGTTCGCGTTCGCGATCTGGGATCCGCGAAAGGAAGAGCTCTTCCTGGCGCGTGACCGTGCCGGTAAGAAGCCGATCTATTACACCTTGCAGGAGGGCGTCTTTGCCTTCTCTTCCGAGTTGCGCTCCCTCTTCGAGCTGCCTTTTGTGAAACGGGAACTCGACGAGTCGGCACTGTATCATTTCCTGACCTATAATCTGCTTCCGCCTCCTTTGACGATGTTCAAAGGCATTCACAAGTTTCACCCGGCGCATTGGATGAAGGTGAAACGGAATGGCATTCACGAGTACCAACCGTATTGGGAGGTCGGATACCAGCATACCGGCGCACGCGACGAGCGGGAACTTTCCGCGGAAGTATTGGAAGGACTGCGCAAAGCGGTGTCTTATCGCATGGTTGCCGATGTGCCGGTAGGAGCATTCCTCAGTGGTGGTGTAGATTCCAGCGCCATTGTCGCGTTGATGTCGGGGATGACAACTGTGCCGGTCAAAACGTATTCCATCGGATTTTCCGGTCAGCCCGAATTCGACGAGCGCGTCTATGCCGAAAGGATCTCCAAAAAATTCGGTACCGACCACTACGAGCGGCAAGTCACCCCCGACGATATCCGGGAGTTTCTCCCGAAGATGGTGGACATCTTTGATGAGCCGCTCGCTGACGCGACCTGCATTCCGATCCATTTCATTTCGGAAAAAGCCCGGGAGAACGGGACCATTGTCGTACTGACCGGCGACGGCAGTGATGAGCTCTTCGCCGGTTATCGCAACTGGATGCGGGTGGCCGGCTTGTATCCGGCCTTCGAACGTTTTCGGGCAATGCCTGCCATGCTTAAACGTCCGGTTGCCGGTTTGTACGGCTTGTTGGATAGCACCTCTCCCCGCTACGAGATCTTATCCAGGGCGGCGCGTGATCAGGAATTCTTCTGGGGAGGAGCCAAGAG
This genomic stretch from Bacteroidota bacterium harbors:
- the asnB gene encoding asparagine synthase (glutamine-hydrolyzing) — translated: MCGINGFWNLHGRRLDHAPELMGRMNQALQHRGPDDEGYWGTETEGVHLGHRRLSIIDLSPAGHQPMLSPSGNVIVFNGEIYNYKELREQFFRGERLRSDSDTEILLLLYERFGERCLDHLNGMFAFAIWDPRKEELFLARDRAGKKPIYYTLQEGVFAFSSELRSLFELPFVKRELDESALYHFLTYNLLPPPLTMFKGIHKFHPAHWMKVKRNGIHEYQPYWEVGYQHTGARDERELSAEVLEGLRKAVSYRMVADVPVGAFLSGGVDSSAIVALMSGMTTVPVKTYSIGFSGQPEFDERVYAERISKKFGTDHYERQVTPDDIREFLPKMVDIFDEPLADATCIPIHFISEKARENGTIVVLTGDGSDELFAGYRNWMRVAGLYPAFERFRAMPAMLKRPVAGLYGLLDSTSPRYEILSRAARDQEFFWGGAKSFKESTKRDFLSEDYNRRTAELDSHSVIASFRRQYEEADRRSDSSPLDWMCYLGFKFNVPNYYLHRMDRLGMAHSIEVRTPFLDYQFVNMALNIPEKWKIRDGEPKWILKKSLEGLLDHDILYRKKRGFNVPLKAWAGDLMVDYISKNLRPFCNDFPQFRYEGLHRQVERLKGGNEQVANTLWTLYYLMAWFRRWLG
- a CDS encoding glycosyltransferase family 4 protein; the encoded protein is MNILWQSKTATVAEAFRVGPDQIPMNGGNAYDVQAAIALKNHFSIAIDPVTIRGKENVLAYWWKMSRHKAKADLLILEPFPIVYGRRLPGQRSIAMIHHIDPVIRSSSRYHRWYFDRLIRRTKSCDCVVTVSRYWQDYFITQGCNKVEVIYNAFDPEPYRTPGFDARAFRVRHGLPEDKPLVYIGNAIREKGVYEVSEALKDQPYHLVMTGAANRAGDLPVQYLKLNRQDYRGLLRASDVVIAYSRMIEGWNRIAHEALLSGTPVVGSGTGGMHELLENAGQPEVQSPEELVAAVETVLKDRRTYAEKGYDYIRQFDLAYFERRWKVVVDQVMQGG